Proteins co-encoded in one Aspergillus luchuensis IFO 4308 DNA, chromosome 6, nearly complete sequence genomic window:
- a CDS encoding phytoene/squalene synthase family protein (COG:I;~EggNog:ENOG410PYG5;~InterPro:IPR019845,IPR008949;~PFAM:PF00494;~antiSMASH:Cluster_6.2;~go_function: GO:0016765 - transferase activity, transferring alkyl or aryl (other than methyl) groups [Evidence IEA]) yields the protein MLYSFCRIADDLVDEAGDRKNASDVLDQCALELERRFTSKVDCVEQGYSKYPELTQAIKNLPATRLRIEPLQSLLEGFRTDLRFDSESNSFPIHSEQDLDNYAYHVAGTVAASMIDLLVHHFPCYAHATNDTVKNETLAAAEMMGRALQLVNIARDIERDIAIGRVYIPTTWLKQEGITPADVIRGQQTESVERLRERVLIKAQDYHDRSLPALASLPVELQGPLRAVIENYMEIGAALKRGHRSGPVRKLKLSLWRRLLVTYRAMMA from the exons ATGCT TTATTCCTTCTGCCGAATTGCAGATGACTTGGTCGACGAGGCCGGAGATCGAAAGAATGCCTCAGATGTCCTCGACCAGTGCGCTTTGGAGCTGGAACGTCGCTTTACATCAAAGGTGGACTGCGTTGAACAAGGATACTCCAAGTACCCGGAGCTCACCCAAGCGATAAAAAATTTACCCGCAACAAGACTGCGCATTGAGCCATTACAAAGTCTTCTTGAAGGATTCCGCACGGATCTAAGATTTGATAGCGAGTCCAATTCGTTCCCCATTCATTCAGAGCAAGACTTGGACAACTACGCCTATCATGTCGCAGGCACAGTGGCTGCAAGCATGATAGACTTGCTCGTACACCATTTCCCTTGCTATGCACATGCTACGAACGATACAGTGAAAAATGAGACcctggcagcagcagaaatgATGGGTCGAGCGCTACAGTTAGTCAATATAGCGCGAGACATTGAAAGAGATATTGCGATAGGTCGAGTTTACATTCCTACTACCTGGCTCAAGCAAGAAGGTATCACGCCTGCGGATGTAATCAGAGGTCAACAGACTGAATCTGTTGAGCGCTTGAGGGAGCGTGTCCTTATCAAAGCCCAGGACTACCACGATCGTTCATTACCAGCGCTAGCCTCCCTACCGGTAGAACTTCAAGGCCCTCTACGCGCGGTAATCGAAAATTACATGGAGATTGGGGCTGCTCTCAAGCGTGGACATCGCTCCGGGCCTGTCAGGAAGCTTAAGTTGTCTTTGTGGCGTCGGTTACTGGTCACCTATCGTGCCATGATGGCTTGA
- a CDS encoding phytoene desaturase family protein (COG:H;~EggNog:ENOG410PG02;~InterPro:IPR014105,IPR036188,IPR008150,IPR002937;~PFAM:PF01593;~SMCOG1222:dehydrogenase;~TransMembrane:1 (i447-472o);~antiSMASH:Cluster_6.2;~go_function: GO:0016491 - oxidoreductase activity [Evidence IEA];~go_process: GO:0016117 - carotenoid biosynthetic process [Evidence IEA];~go_process: GO:0055114 - oxidation-reduction process [Evidence IEA]), with product MREIFSRTFQDLGTSLSSEGVELLKCEPNYCIWFPDNDIVELSSDITRLKEEVIRHEGITGLSKLLDFLKETGQYYNLTLDYIMNRDFPHFLSLLQPNVLRALVAMRPWNTMAGIVEQYFTSTKMKQAWTFASMYMGMSPYQAPGTYSLLQYSETVDGIWYPRGGFQKVLQALADVGRRLGVDYRLRAPVDSVLLAPDQRSAKGVRLNSGEEIHADLVVINADLVYAYNNLLPESGYGRSLQKRHTSCSSISFFWAFDTTFPQLKSHNIFLAEKYRESFDSIFVDHSIPDEPSFYLNVPSRIDPTAAPPGKDAVVVLVPVGSLREPGTNDKKHWERIIPDIRDLVIKTIEERTGLQNLRSKLLHETYETPHTWKDKFNLDRGAILGLSHSFFNMLSFRPSLKHPTIDGLYFAGASTHPGTGVPVCLAGSKLVCERILRDTRLEQRMLFATAYIWVTFTLVVVLATACVTLLYPSCLDSFLCLVQ from the exons ATGCGTGAAATCTTCAGCAGAACCTTTCAAGATCTTGGAACATCCCTCAGTTCGGAAGGTGTAGAGCTACTGAAATGCGAACCCAACTACTGCATTTGGTTTCCAGATAATGATATTGTGGAGCTATCTTCTGATATAACACGGTTGAAAGAGGAGGTCATCCGACACGAGGGTATAACGGGCCTCTCTAAGCTTTTGGACTTCCTGAAGGAGACTGGTCAATACTACAATTTGACCTTGGACTATATAATGAACAGAGATTTCCCACACTTCCTCAGTCTTCTGCAGCCCAATGTCCTGAGGGCGCTCGTCGCTATGCGCCCATGGAATACCATGGCTGGTATCGTTGAGCAGTACTTTACTAGTACCAAGATGAAGCAAGCATGGACATTTGCTTCTATGTACATGGGTATGAGCCCATACCAAGCACCTGGAACATATAGCCTGTTGCAGTACTCCGAGACCGTCGATGGAATTTGGTATCCCCGTGGTGGGTTTCAAAAG gTCCTACAAGCCCTTGCAGACGTTGGCCGTAGACTCGGCGTGGACTACCGTCTACGGGCCCCAGTAGACTCTGTTCTCCTAGCACCGGACCAACGGTCGGCAAAGGGTGTCCGGCTTAATTCAGGCGAAGAAATACACGCTGATCTGGTTGTCATAAATGCAGACCTAGTGTATGCCTACAATAATCTACTCCCAGAATCAGGATACGGCAGGTCATTACAAAAACGCCATACCTCCTGTAGCAgtatctctttcttttggGCATTTGATACCACCTTCCCACAGCTTAAATCCCACAATATATTTCTTGCGGAGAAATATCGTGAGAGCTTTGACTCCATATTCGTTGACCACAGTATCCCGGATGAACCCTCGTTTTATCTGAATGTTCCCAGTCGGATTGACCCAACAGCAGCCCCACCTGGCAAAGACGCCGTCGTTGTGCTAGTGCCTGTAGGGAGCCTGAGGGAACCGGGAACCAATGATAAGAAACACTGGGAGAGGATTATCCCAGACATACGTGATCTAGTTATAAAAACAATCGAAGAAAGGACTGGTCTTCAAAACCTGAGGTCGAAATTGCTACACGAGACGTATGAGACTCCTCACACGTGGAAGGATAAATTCAACCTGGACCGTGGCGCTATACTTGGGCTCTCGCACTCGTTCTTCAATATGTTGAGCTTTCGGCCTAGTCTCAAACATCCGACGATAGATGGACTCTACTTTGCAGGAGCTAGCACCCACCCCGGCACAGGGGTCCCAGTCTGTTTAGCAGGAAGTAAGTTGGTCTGCGAGAGGATCTTACGGGACACAAGGCTCGAGCAACGGATGTTGTTCGCGACTGCCTATATTTGGGTGACATTTACgttggttgttgttttggCCACGGCGTGTGTAACTTTGCTTTACCCGAGTTGCTTGGATAGCTTTCTATGTCTGGTTCAGTAA
- a CDS encoding phytoene desaturase family protein (COG:H;~EggNog:ENOG410PG02;~InterPro:IPR002937,IPR036188;~PFAM:PF01593;~SMCOG1222:dehydrogenase;~TransMembrane:1 (o409-429i);~antiSMASH:Cluster_6.2;~go_function: GO:0016491 - oxidoreductase activity [Evidence IEA];~go_process: GO:0055114 - oxidation-reduction process [Evidence IEA]) has product MPEFFRQAFQELGTSLENEGIHMLECEPNYCIWFPDHDHIELSRDIPHLKAQMEYHEGPGGFNRFCTFLAESGLQYELCKESVFKQSFPTLRSMFHPALFKGFLHIRPWTSMYSQVAKYFRSEKMRRVWSFESMYLGISPYRALAKIELSDDNAKATGVRLETGEVLRADIIVVNADLVYAYNHLLSPSREAERLRKRSTSCSSISFYWAFNEQIPELRPHNVFLAGRFRESFDRIFDDHDVPEDFSFYVNVPSRVDVTAAPAGRESVMVLVPVGRLVDTLDRDEEEKRWNILVAQTRDIVLDTIEARTGARNLREKLVHEIVNSPLTWREKFNLDRGAILGLSHDFDNILWFRPQMKHFAIKGLYFTGSSTHPGAGVPACLLSGKFVVREIMKDWMEAKTTTKDYRRWVMLAMAFGLLTALSIARSSYRW; this is encoded by the exons ATGCCGGAGTTCTTCCGCCAGGCATTCCAGGAGCTAGGCACTTCTTTGGAGAATGAAGGTATTCATATGCTTGAGTGTGAGCCCAACTACTGCATCTGGTTTCCAGATCATGATCACATCGAGCTCTCCCGCGACATCCCCCATCTCAAAGCGCAAATGGAGTATCATGAGGGGCCAGGGGGGTTCAACCGTTTCTGTACTTTCCTTGCCGAATCGGGCCTGCAATATGAGCTTTGTAAGGAGAGTGTCTTCAAACAAAGCTTTCCCACCCTAAGAAGCATGTTCCATCCGGCGCTTTTCAAAGGTTTCCTTCATATCCGGCCTTGGACGAGCATGTACAGCCAAGTAGCCAAATATTTTCGATCGGAAAAGATGCGTCGCGTTTGGAGTTTCGAAAGCATGTATCTCGGGATAAGCCCTTATCGCGCCCTAG CCAAGATCGAGCTCAGTGATGATAATGCAAAAGCAACAGGTGTACGTTTGGAAACCGGCGAGGTTCTACGAGCTGATATCATTGTGGTGAATGCTGATTTGGTCTATGCTTATAACCATCTTCTGTCTCCCTCCCGCGAAGCTGAACGCCTACGCAAGCGGTCTACCTCTTGCAGTAGCATCTCATTCTACTGGGCCTTCAATGAGCAGATTCCTGAGCTTCGACCTCATAACGTGTTTCTGGCAGGCCGGTTTCGCGAGAGCTTTGATAGGATCTTTGACGATCATGACGTGCCGGAAGACTTCTCCTTCTATGTCAATGTTCCCAGCCGGGTAGATGTGACAGCTGCCCCAGCAGGCAGGGAATCCGTCATGGTTCTCGTCCCGGTTGGTCGATTAGTCGACACCCTGGAtcgtgatgaagaagagaaacgGTGGAATATATTAGTAGCTCAAACGCGCGACATTGTCCTTGACACCATCGAAGCACGTACAGGAGCCCGCAATCTGCGTGAAAAGCTTGTCCACGAAATTGTGAACAGTCCTCTTACGTGGCGTGAAAAGTTCAATTTGGATCGCGGAGCCATTCTAGGCTTATCTCATGACTTTGACAATATTCTTTGGTTTCGTCCACAGATGAAACATTTCGCTATTAAAGGTTTGTATTTTACGGGCTCTAGTACACATCCAGGCGCAGGAGTTCCCGCATGTCTGCTCAGTGGCAAGTTCGTGGTCCGAGAGATAATGAAAGACTGGATGGAAGCGAAAACTACCACCAAGGATTATAGACGCTGGGTAATGTTGGCAATGGCGTTTGGGCTTCTGACGGCTCTCTCTATAGCAAGGTCGTCCTaccggtggtag
- a CDS encoding putative NRPS-like protein biosynthetic cluster (COG:I;~EggNog:ENOG410PJ8T;~InterPro:IPR000873,IPR036291,IPR013120,IPR042099;~PFAM:PF00501,PF07993;~SMCOG1002:AMP-dependent synthetase and ligase;~antiSMASH:Cluster_6.2), whose product MMEHLLLSDFDPTEHTLPGMLDHYAHLRPDAVFAEYPLSQSTYSQGYRKITYHDLANAVNGVARWLIQNLEMGNGSTKLAYIGPNDMRYSVLTLASIKAGYSMFFPSPRNSASVQRELLHHMQCKVIICPTPRPPHIVGILEGDEMHVLDVPTTQELLDTAYPPLPFSRSLGEVLSEPLLTIHTSGSTRLPRPMTFTHDTAKKGMKMHCLDAPEEYECLNKVYYGKRVFLVLPPFHGACLASLLLNALPFSTVMVAPLSAAIPSASGLVEGIKQSKAKVAIVPPSILEELVQEPDLLEYCALSLDCIIYCGGDLPQQVGDVVAVKTPLYNQYGSTELGLLPMILSNSYRKPTDWKYLEFHPDMGLQFRPAMDDLYELYMVRRKLVETQLVFTYPGFTEANEYATGDLFERHPSPEKSGLWTWRGRRDDIIVLTNGEKINPVGMEHFIISRSSVITGALVTGSQHFQPILLVEMKNDVWERKSKDRNALLEDIWAIIQEANQIVPAYARIGKTHVLFTEFAKPMRRSAKGAIQRAATIKLYQQELEAHHAAVASDHSVEEGPGILSSDHMTSHDSVVGFIKQAILKITEWDCLDESDDFYVHGMDSQQTLSVVRILKEGLPCTGVSPGMLYANPSVTALTQALVDKSCENDRAHQQGIINKRLTERYKALQMYQGLIDQIPRVEASYCRQEKHSVILTDSINGAGPYILDMLLKHPSVAYVYCLSHVHNGIAHQIDANECRRLETNLDPLNITFLEADISQKELGLPPSIIDNLRHSVTIIFHNAWPINLNWAFSSFEPHLVGLVNLLHFCAVAFARPKLFWVSSIGAPLKLHGDSGTLPEEVIQMDQPSVNNYGESRYVGEQLLHYAHDQLSIPISIARLTYTPGTMEHPSVWSPDDWLSGLVSASLQMGALPDSLGQRWSHVDWIPVDLLSDILVDLALSHGFDDARRDNEVESRLQVFHPVNLHPVDWRVVQNIIIEETQKITGQRLKPISLHQWIQQIQIEHGSHVSGSDQPHNQNQEEEGNRSSCRQTMSGLHSAMRMLDFYRDVFASDAIHALPETEKTAESSAILRSVPAVQDEWIRKWVREWVEAFS is encoded by the exons ATGATGGAACACCTTCTCCTTAGTGACTTTGATCCGACTGAGCACACATTACCAGGAATGTTGGATCATTATGCTCATCTTCGACCAGATGCTGTCTTCGCAGAGTATCCCCTATCCCAATCAACGTATAGCCAGGGATACCGCAAGATTACCTACCATGATCTAGCTAATGCTGTCAATGGAGTTGCCAGATGGCTGATCCAGAACCTCGAAATGGGCAACGGGTCGACGAAACTTGCTTACATCGGACCGAATGATATGCGATATAGTGTGCTGACACTGGCATCCATTAAAGCTGGATATTCG ATGTTCTTCCCTTCGCCCAGGAACAGTGCCTCTGTGCAACGCGAACTACTTCATCATATGCAGTGCAAGGTTATCATTTGCCCTACACCACGTCCCCCACATATTGTCGGAATTTTAGAGGGAGACGAAATGCACGTGTTGGATGTACCGACAACACAAGAGCTCCTCGACACAGCTTATCCACCACTTCCTTTCTCGAGGTCTCTCGGAGAGGTTTTGTCCGAACCCCTGTTGACCATCCATACTTCCGGCTCAACAAGACTACCCAGACCTATGACATTCACGCATGATACGGCAAAGAaggggatgaagatgcaTTGCTTGGATGCCCCTGAGGAATACGAATGTTTGAATAAGGTTTACTATGGGAAGCGAGTGTTTCTagttcttcctccctttcat GGTGCCTGCTTGGCTAGCCTACTTCTAAATGCCCTACCGTTCAGCACTGTCATGGTTGCCCCACTTTCAGCAGCGATCCCATCAGCCTCGGGACTGGTGGAGGGTATAAAGCAAAGCAAGGCTAAGGTAGCCATCGTTCCTCCCTCTattctggaagagctggTACAAGAGCCTGATCTACTAGAATACTGTGCCCTAAGCTTAGATTGTATTATCTACTGCGGTGGAGATCTCCCACAACAAGTAGGGGACGTGGTTGCAGTCAAGACTCCCTTGTACAACCAATACGGTTCTACAGAACTAGGGCTTTTACCCATGATTTTGTCCAATTCATATCGCAAACCAACGGATTGGAAGTACCTTGAATTCCATCCAGATATGGGCTTACAGTTCCGACCTGCAATGGATGATCTGTACGAACTATACATGGTTCGTCGGAAACTCGTGGAGACACAGCTTGTCTTTACATATCCTGGTTTCACAGAAGCAAACGAATATGCAACGGGAGATCTTTTTGAGCGCCATCCATCACCCGAGAAGTCGGGATTGTGGACCTGGCGTGGCCGGCGAGATGATATTATCGTCCTTACCAatggggagaagatcaacccGGTCGGCATGGAGcactttattatatctcgCAGCAGCGTAATCACGGGCGCTCTAGTTACAGGGTCACAGCATTTCCAGCCGATACTattggtggagatgaagaatgatgtgtgggaaagaaaatcaaaggATCGTAATGCATTGTTGGAAGATATATGGgccatcatccaagaagCGAATCAAATCGTTCCCGCATATGCACGCATTGGAAAAACACATGTCCTGTTTACTGAATTTGCAAAGCCAATGAGACGTTCTGCAAAGGGAGCCATTCAGCGTGCAGCGACAATTAAGCTATACCAGCAGGAGCTTGAGGCACATCATGCAGCCGTTGCATCCGACCATTCCGTTGAAGAGGGACCAGGCATTCTCAGCTCAGACCATATGACCAGCCACGATTCTGTGGTTGGATTTATTAAACAAGCAATTCTAAAAATCACAGAGTGGGACTGCTTAGATGAGAGTGATGATTTCTATGTTCACGGAATGGACTCCCAACAAACTTTAAGCGTGGTCCGAATCCTTAAAGAAGGCTTGCCTTGCACGGGCGTTTCTCCCGGGATGTTGTATGCGAACCCTTCCGTGACAGCTCTGACACAGGCCTTGGTCGATAAAAGCTGCGAAAATGATAGGGCTCATCAGCAGGGTATTATAAACAAGAGATTAACTGAGAGATACAAAGCGCTACAGATGTATCAAGGCTTGATCGACCAAATCCCTCGGGTGGAGGCTTCATATTGCCGGCAAGAGAAACATTCTGTTATTCTCACCGACAGTATAAATGGGGCAGGACCATACATTCTTGACATGCTTCTCAAACATCCCTCGGTAGCCTATGTCTACTGTCTTTCACATGTGCACAATGGCATTGCGCACCAAATAGATGCTAACGAATGCCGACGACTTGAAACCAATCTGGATCCGCTAAATATTACCTTTTTAGAAGCTGACATATCGCAGAAGGAACTTGGCCTCCCACCTAGTATTATTGACAATCTTCGGCACAGTGTCACGATCATTTTTCATAACGCATGGCCTATCAACCTCAATTGGGCATTCTCCTCATTTGAACCCCATCTTGTCGGCCTGGTTAACCTTCTTCACTTCTGTGCGGTCGCATTTGCCCGGCCAAAGCTCTTCTGGGTCTCTTCCATTGGTGCCCCTCTCAAGCTGCACGGCGACTCCGGGACATTGCCTGAGGAAGTGATACAGATGGATCAGCCCAGTGTTAACAACTACGGCGAAAGTAGATACGTCGGAgagcagcttcttcactACGCCCATGACCAGCTAAGCATACCCATATCTATCGCTCGTCTAACATACACCCCGGGCACAATGGAACATCCATCCGTGTGGAGCCCTGACGACTGGTTATCAGGCCTGGTCTCCGCATCACTACAAATGGGCGCTCTGCCTGACTCTCTGGGGCAGCGTTGGAGTCACGTCGACTGGATTCCTGTTGACCTATTATCTGACATCCTCGTCGATCTTGCGCTATCCCATGGTTTTGACGATGCTAGAAGAGATAATGAAGTGGAGTCTCGACTCCAGGTCTTTCATCCTGTAAATCTTCACCCCGTCGACTGGCGTGTCGTTcaaaatatcatcatcgaggAGACACAAAAAATCACTGGTCAACGCTTGAAACCCATTTCACTTCATCAATGGATACAGCAGATCCAAATCGAGCATGGTTCACATGTTTCAGGCTCTGATCAACCCCATAACCAAaaccaggaggaagagggaaaccGGTCCTCATGCCGGCAAACAATGTCTGGTCTACATTCCGCCATGCGCATGCTGGACTTCTATCGAGATGTATTTGCCAGTGATGCGATACATGCATTACCGGAGACTGAAAAGACTGCCGAATCGAGTGCTATACTCCGGAGCGTTCCAGCGGTTCAAGATGAATGGATCCGGAAGTGGGTGCGCGAATGGGTGGAAGCTTTTTCCTAG
- a CDS encoding uncharacterized protein (COG:Q;~EggNog:ENOG410PK0J;~InterPro:IPR006680,IPR011059,IPR032466;~MEROPS:MER0005900;~PFAM:PF01979;~antiSMASH:Cluster_6.2;~go_function: GO:0016787 - hydrolase activity [Evidence IEA];~go_function: GO:0016810 - hydrolase activity, acting on carbon-nitrogen (but not peptide) bonds [Evidence IEA]) — MASTTDIKPWLRPDPGFYILAHANIVEVASGTILEDQYVLICEGVITAITASLHRPPPPEYTIINCDGMYICPGLFDAHVHFVAVPGFKDLSMAFGNFNDVSLLRQPYVATQMLYRGFTSVRDCGGAQLALKQAIEDGVFPGPRLFIAGHALSQAGGHGDIRAAHDHVQCCGGHTNGLGRICNGVPECMTAVREEIRSGADFIKIMGSGGVSTPTDRLDQLQFTKAEIQAIVECAENAGTYVTAHAYTPKAIMHCIDNGVKGIEHGNFITEEVAKIMAERGIYLTPTLISYAQMDSERWKGYLPPDGQAKNTEVLSAGMQSLKIASDAGVTLCYGSDLLGPLGIAQTGEFALRAQVLSPLAVLQSATINPAKMMGQETRIGQIEEGFLADILFLNKNPLEDVTIFDRPEECVLGVMKEGRVYKSRCEQLTEDAHIPVRLTPSRQ; from the coding sequence ATGGCGTCTACTACAGATATCAAACCCTGGCTCCGTCCAGACCCTGGATTCTACATTCTTGCCCATGCCAATATTGTCGAGGTCGCCAGCGGTACAATATTGGAAGATCAGTACGTGCTGATATGTGAGGGAGTGATTACTGCGATCACAGCGTCTTTACATCGTCCGCCGCCCCCAGAATACACGATCATCAATTGTGATGGCATGTACATTTGCCCGGGGCTATTCGATGCTCACGTGCACTTCGTCGCCGTTCCCGGCTTCAAAGATCTATCCATGGCGTTTGGGAATTTCAACGATGTATCCCTCTTGCGACAGCCATACGTCGCGACGCAAATGCTCTACCGCGGGTTCACGAGCGTACGAGACTGTGGAGGTGCACAGCTGGCCTTGAAACAGGCAATTGAGGACGGCGTGTTTCCGGGGCCAAGATTATTCATTGCCGGACACGCCCTGTCGCAGGCAGGAGGCCACGGGGATATTCGCGCCGCGCACGACCACGTGCAATGCTGTGGAGGACACACCAACGGGCTCGGGCGCATATGTAATGGAGTGCCGGAATGCATGACAGCGGTTCGTGAGGAGATCCGCTCGGGCGCTGATTTCATCAAGATTATGGGCTCCGGTGGAGTGTCGACCCCGACAGATCGGTTGGACCAATTGCAGTTTACCAAAGCCGAGATCCAGGCTATAGTAGAATGTGCTGAAAATGCAGGCACTTATGTTACAGCGCACGCCTATACCCCGAAGGCTATTATGCATTGTATCGACAATGGTGTGAAGGGAATCGAGCATGGCAATTTCATCACCGAGGAAGTCGCTAAGATAATGGCGGAACGGGGTATCTACTTGACTCCGACACTTATCTCATACGCGCAGATGGATTCTGAACGTTGGAAGGGATATCTCCCCCCTGATGGGCAGGCTAAGAACACCGAGGTCTTGAGTGCGGGCATGCAAAGCTTGAAGATTGCGTCCGACGCGGGAGTCACTCTCTGCTATGGAAGCGACCTGCTTGGTCCTCTGGGTATAGCTCAGACTGGGGAGTTTGCGCTCAGAGCGCAGGTTCTCAGCCCACTGGCTGTCCTGCAGAGCGCGACCATCAACccggcgaagatgatgggtCAGGAAACGCGGATCGGACAGATTGAAGAGGGGTTTTTGGCGGACATACTTTTCCTCAATAAAAACCCGCTCGAGGATGTCACTATCTTCGATCGGCCGGAGGAATGTGTCCTTGGAGTGATGAAGGAGGGTCGCGTGTACAAGAGTCGTTGTGAGCAGCTGACGGAGGATGCGCACATCCCGGTGAGACTGACGCCATCTAGACAGTAG